One window from the genome of Lacerta agilis isolate rLacAgi1 chromosome 16, rLacAgi1.pri, whole genome shotgun sequence encodes:
- the LOC117060478 gene encoding anionic trypsin-like: MKLLLVIAFLGAAVARPFDDDDKIVGGYTCERNSVPYQVSLNSGYHFCGGSLINEQWVISAAHCYKSRIEVRLGEHDIMQVEGGEQFINSEKVIRHPKYNSWLLDNDIMLIKLSSNAEISSRITPITLPSGCAAAGTECLISGWGNTLSSGVNYPDLLQCLNAPILADAECRDAYPGQITDNMICIGYLEGGKDSCQGDSGGPVVCNGELQGIVSWGIGCALSGYPGVYTKVCNYIDWIQETIAAN; encoded by the exons ATGAAACTCCTCTTGGTCATTGCCTTCCTGGGAGCAGCAG TTGCTCGCCcctttgatgatgatgacaagATTGTGGGAGGATACACTTGCGAGAGGAACTCCGTCCCCTACCAAGTATCACTGAATTCTGGGTACCACTTCTGCGGGGGTTCCCTCATCAATGAACAATGGGTCATCTCAGCTGCTCATTGCTACAAATC CCGCATAGAAGTGAGGCTTGGAGAACATGACATTATGCAGGTGGAAGGAGGCGAGCAGTTCATCAATTCCGAAAAAGTCATTCGCCATCCAAAGTACAACTCTTGGCTCCTGGATAACGACATCATGCTCATCAAGTTGAGCTCCAATGCCGAGATTTCCTCACGCATCACCCCCATCACCTTGCCTAGTGGATGCGCAGCTGCTGGAACTGAATGCTTGATCTCAGGGTGGGGGAACACTCTTAGCAGTGGAG tCAACTACCCTGACCTTCTCCAGTGCCTCAATGCTCCCATCCTCGCTGATGCCGAGTGCCGAGATGCTTATCCAGGGCAAATCACTGACAACATGATCTGTATCGGGTACTTGGAGGGCGGCAAAGATTCCTGCCAG GGGGATTCCGGTGGCCCCGTGGTGTGCAATGGCGAGCTCCAGGGCATCGTTTCATGGGGAATAGGCTGTGCTCTCTCTGGCTACCCCGGAGTCTACACCAAGGTCTGCAACTATATTGATTGGATCCAGGAAACCATTGCTGCTAACTAA
- the LOC117060482 gene encoding trypsin-like, with amino-acid sequence MKFLLVLTCLGVAAAVPFDDDDKIVGGYTCQEHSVPYQVSLNAGYHFCGGSLISSQWVISAAHCFQSFRIQVRLGVYNINVLEGSEELIDAEKQIPHPKYDPVTTDNDIMLIKLATPATLNSRVRAISLPSKCVAAGTECLISGWGNTLSDGFKLPELLQCLDAPVLSDAECKDALEGQITPNMICAGYLEGGKDSCDGDSGGPMVCNGELQGIVSWGIGCALKGFPGVYTKVCNYVDWIQETIAAN; translated from the exons ATGAAGTTCCTCTTGGTCCTTACCTGTCTGGGAGTAGCGG CTGCTGTCCCCTTTGATGACGACGACAAGATTGTGGGAGGCTACACCTGCCAGGAGCACTCAGTCCCCTACCAGGTGTCTCTGAATGCTGGATATCACTTCTGTGGGGGCTCTCTCATCAGCAGTCAATGGGTCATCTCAGCTGCTCACTGCTTCCAGTC TTTCCGCATCCAGGTGAGGCTTGGGGTATACAACATAAATGTCCTGGAAGGGTCAGAGGAGCTCATTGATGCTGAGAAACAAATTCCCCATCCCAAATATGACCCGGTTACCACAGACAACGACATTATGCTCATCAAGCTGGCTACCCCTGCCACCCTGAACTCCCGCGTCCGAGCCATTTCCTTGCCTTCAAAATGTGTGGCTGCTGGAACCGAGTGCCTGATCTCAGGATGGGGCAACACGCTCAGTGATGGAT TCAAGTTGCCAGAGCTTCTTCAGTGCCTGGATGCTCCCGTTCTAAGTGATGCCGAGTGCAAGGATGCCCTGGAGGGGCAAATCACCCCAAACATGATATGCGCAGGATACCTGGAAGGCGGCAAAGATTCCTGTGAT GGGGATTCTGGTGGACCCATGGTATGCAACGGAGAGCTCCAAGGAATTGTGTCTTGGGGCATAGGGTGTGCTCTGAAAGGTTTTCCTGGCGTATACACCAAGGTCTGCAACTATGTGGACTGGATCCAAGAAACAATTGCGGCCAACTGA